In Arcobacter ellisii, a genomic segment contains:
- a CDS encoding 4Fe-4S dicluster domain-containing protein translates to MQDFIYYSPEGLEFPVSEEIFVTTNIEDAKDKNFIISNTDEIASELTAKEIDFYIKNSQDILSNKIKNVSKLYEIAVTKYDSAQDISYSQKISKELLLITNTKEESNNFILKINADDFELYTINETILKKIEGHIGNLKVTVDDKGKDIVLNVSQIVWFGAKEEGLKQSGTFDINSSNIDEIIETLKANINSYSYKKFTTYDKTICQYDGRREVVCSKCEEVCPTVAITKDDKTKTLTFSQIDCHGCGGCISVCPSGALDYAPSNKEALFEMSKFYKDTHPLIIPSKMNIQDLEVSLKENILPFAIEGEKFLDETAFLTLLQMSGSQVVFYSDFLSKGTNDAIRIVNDIYQKKYQKNAILVAMNKEELEKATKEVSFVENTYFNFNQETLKKREVFSHRLQKIVGNDNLGEVITGEHIHYGKVKVNQDSCTLCLVCVGACNVGALIADAKDNTLRLNPSICTSCGYCEISCPEKDCLTIKRDVIELEPNWFKENILAQDKLFACVECGKEFATAKSIQKIASIMAPIFSSDSVKERSLYCCADCKPKIMMQNYFDKKNKD, encoded by the coding sequence ATGCAAGATTTTATATATTATAGTCCAGAAGGACTTGAGTTCCCCGTTAGTGAAGAGATATTTGTTACAACAAATATTGAAGATGCAAAAGATAAAAATTTTATTATTTCAAATACAGATGAAATAGCAAGTGAATTAACTGCAAAAGAGATAGATTTTTATATTAAAAATTCACAAGATATTCTTTCAAACAAAATCAAAAATGTTTCAAAACTTTATGAAATAGCTGTTACAAAATATGATTCAGCACAAGATATTTCATATTCACAAAAAATTTCAAAAGAACTTTTATTAATTACAAATACAAAAGAAGAGTCTAATAATTTCATTTTAAAAATAAATGCAGATGATTTTGAACTTTACACTATAAATGAAACTATTTTAAAAAAAATAGAAGGTCACATAGGAAATCTTAAAGTAACTGTGGATGATAAAGGTAAAGATATAGTTTTAAATGTTTCTCAAATAGTTTGGTTTGGTGCAAAAGAAGAGGGATTAAAACAAAGTGGGACTTTTGATATAAATTCATCAAATATTGATGAAATTATTGAAACTTTAAAAGCAAATATTAATTCCTATTCATATAAAAAATTTACAACTTATGATAAAACAATTTGTCAATATGATGGAAGACGAGAAGTTGTTTGTTCTAAATGTGAAGAGGTTTGTCCAACTGTTGCGATAACAAAAGATGATAAAACAAAAACATTAACTTTTTCTCAAATAGATTGTCATGGTTGTGGTGGTTGTATTTCTGTTTGTCCAAGTGGTGCCCTTGATTATGCACCATCAAATAAAGAAGCACTTTTTGAAATGAGTAAATTTTATAAAGATACTCATCCTTTAATAATCCCTTCTAAAATGAATATACAAGATTTAGAGGTTTCTTTAAAAGAAAATATTTTACCTTTTGCAATAGAGGGTGAAAAATTTTTAGATGAAACAGCTTTTTTAACACTTCTTCAAATGTCAGGTTCTCAAGTGGTTTTTTATAGTGATTTTTTATCAAAAGGTACAAATGATGCTATTAGAATTGTAAATGATATTTATCAAAAAAAATACCAAAAAAATGCCATTTTAGTAGCAATGAATAAAGAAGAGTTAGAAAAAGCTACAAAAGAGGTATCTTTTGTAGAAAATACATATTTTAATTTCAATCAAGAAACTCTAAAAAAAAGAGAAGTATTTTCTCATAGACTTCAAAAAATAGTAGGTAATGATAATTTAGGAGAGGTAATCACAGGAGAACATATTCATTATGGAAAAGTAAAAGTTAATCAAGATTCTTGTACTTTATGTTTAGTTTGTGTTGGAGCTTGTAATGTTGGGGCATTAATTGCCGATGCAAAAGATAATACTTTAAGATTAAATCCAAGTATTTGTACTTCATGTGGTTATTGTGAAATTTCATGTCCTGAAAAAGATTGTTTAACAATCAAAAGAGATGTGATTGAACTTGAACCAAACTGGTTTAAAGAAAATATTCTAGCTCAAGATAAACTTTTTGCTTGTGTTGAGTGTGGAAAAGAGTTTGCAACAGCAAAATCAATACAAAAAATAGCTTCAATAATGGCACCAATTTTTTCAAGTGACTCAGTAAAAGAGAGAAGTTTATATTGCTGTGCTGATTGTAAACCAAAAATTATGATGCAAAATTATTTTGACAAAAAAAACAAGGATTAA
- a CDS encoding ABC transporter substrate-binding protein → MLKRIPIFLFLIIIFYVYIKDEVFNNKIILIGSSIPSSGIIKSWGNAVTSGANSYFNYANEKNLIKNKKIEFLTYDDKYEPELTIENINKLIFEDKVFTLFGLVGTPTVKRVLPILYDENIPLFSAFTGASFLRDNYNENFINFRASYDQEIESLMNYIIYKKNLKKIAVFYQNDDYGEEGYISVLDALKRKNLNLVAEGSYKRNTLSITHALNEIKNAKPEVIFMVGAYKTNSLFIKKAKENENLKDVIFCNISFGDANSMINELKRLNTNTNNLIFSQVVPNYMDNSIPSVVEYQTLMKKYYPQEELGFLSLETFLSAKVLVNAISRIKGEITREKFIYMIKTTPKNLLDGIPLEFKNTQLLNKIYLFEYKNDKFEEISNEK, encoded by the coding sequence ATGCTAAAAAGAATACCTATTTTTTTATTTTTGATTATTATTTTTTATGTTTATATTAAAGATGAAGTATTTAATAATAAAATAATACTTATTGGTTCATCTATTCCAAGTAGTGGAATAATCAAATCTTGGGGAAATGCTGTAACAAGTGGAGCAAATAGTTATTTTAATTATGCCAATGAAAAAAATCTAATCAAAAATAAAAAAATAGAGTTTTTAACTTATGATGATAAATATGAACCTGAACTTACAATTGAAAATATAAACAAACTAATTTTTGAAGATAAAGTCTTTACTCTTTTTGGTCTTGTTGGAACACCAACAGTTAAAAGAGTTCTTCCTATTTTATATGATGAGAATATTCCTCTATTTTCTGCTTTTACAGGAGCTTCATTTTTAAGGGATAATTACAACGAAAATTTTATAAATTTTAGAGCCTCTTATGACCAAGAGATAGAATCTTTGATGAATTATATTATTTACAAAAAAAATCTAAAAAAAATCGCTGTTTTTTATCAAAATGATGATTATGGAGAAGAAGGTTATATCTCTGTTTTAGATGCACTAAAAAGAAAAAATCTAAACTTAGTAGCAGAAGGTTCATATAAAAGAAATACTTTATCAATAACTCATGCTTTAAATGAGATAAAAAATGCTAAACCAGAAGTTATTTTTATGGTTGGAGCATATAAAACAAACTCTTTATTTATAAAAAAAGCAAAAGAGAATGAAAATCTAAAAGATGTAATTTTTTGTAATATCTCATTTGGAGATGCAAACTCAATGATAAATGAGCTAAAAAGATTAAATACAAATACAAACAATCTTATTTTTTCTCAAGTTGTTCCAAATTATATGGATAATTCAATTCCATCAGTTGTCGAATATCAAACTTTGATGAAAAAATATTATCCACAAGAGGAGTTAGGATTTTTATCTTTAGAGACATTTTTAAGTGCAAAAGTTTTAGTAAATGCAATTTCAAGAATAAAAGGTGAAATTACAAGAGAAAAATTTATTTATATGATTAAAACAACTCCTAAAAACCTTTTAGATGGGATTCCTCTTGAGTTTAAAAACACTCAATTATTAAATAAAATTTACCTTTTTGAATACAAAAATGATAAATTTGAAGAAATTTCAAATGAAAAATAA
- a CDS encoding sensor histidine kinase, translated as MKNKFNKLLNYFDNLNFKYKTAFLIFIIAGGMICIIILSQISIFTIKNDFDILFDKRTKSLMELENIKDTYAVNIQETLNDIEKKQISYEQANEVLKLGLEIINKNWDLYQNQIKVENKELLTTFIKLFIIKEENYYENNTLKSSILKNIDKKMQIIKELITKINLEKNDEFYSNLDLEINALSIYLTSLINYDLSLAINEKRNTDKIFNIILIFSIISIFIVFLFSIILSFYIINHFKHLHNSLEEKVKEKTKELQELNNYLEIKISKEVAQNRKKDIIMFQQARFASLGEMLNNIAHQWRQPLGSITMIIQSFQTKMSLGKLTPSFVEEKVNDALLLASNMSNTLDDFRNFFSPNKIKSEFSIKNCIEHSIELSKYFLNQEGIKVELKVRKDVKINSYYNELSHVFLNIISNSKDALSSNVDKNDRIIKIIVNKFKNSLVVNIVDNGGGIPKEVLPKIFEPYYTTKYKSAGTGIGLYMSKQIIEKHMNGEIFCKNILHKIKDDKVFNCSLFTIKIPINEISEKKNDK; from the coding sequence ATGAAAAATAAATTTAATAAACTTCTTAACTATTTTGATAATCTAAATTTTAAATATAAAACAGCTTTTCTAATTTTTATTATTGCTGGAGGAATGATTTGTATTATTATTCTTTCTCAAATTTCTATTTTTACTATAAAAAACGATTTTGATATTTTATTTGATAAAAGAACAAAAAGTTTGATGGAACTTGAAAATATAAAAGATACCTATGCTGTAAATATTCAAGAGACTTTAAATGATATAGAAAAAAAACAGATTTCATATGAACAAGCAAATGAAGTATTAAAATTAGGTCTTGAAATCATAAATAAAAATTGGGATTTATATCAAAATCAAATAAAGGTTGAAAATAAAGAGTTACTTACAACTTTTATCAAATTATTCATAATAAAAGAGGAAAATTATTATGAAAACAACACTTTAAAATCTTCTATTTTGAAAAATATAGATAAAAAAATGCAAATTATCAAAGAACTAATTACAAAAATAAATCTTGAAAAAAATGATGAGTTTTATTCAAATTTAGATTTAGAAATAAATGCTTTATCTATTTATCTAACAAGTTTGATTAACTATGATTTATCTTTAGCAATAAATGAAAAAAGAAATACAGATAAAATATTTAACATAATTTTGATTTTTTCAATTATCTCTATTTTTATAGTTTTTTTATTTTCTATTATTTTGTCTTTTTACATAATCAATCACTTTAAACATCTTCACAACTCTTTGGAAGAGAAAGTAAAAGAAAAAACAAAAGAGTTACAAGAGTTAAATAACTATCTTGAAATAAAGATTTCTAAAGAGGTAGCACAAAATAGAAAAAAAGATATTATCATGTTCCAACAAGCAAGATTTGCTTCTTTAGGTGAAATGTTAAATAACATAGCTCATCAATGGCGTCAACCTTTGGGTTCTATTACTATGATTATTCAAAGTTTTCAAACAAAAATGTCTTTAGGAAAATTAACTCCTTCGTTTGTTGAAGAAAAAGTAAATGATGCTTTACTATTAGCTTCTAATATGTCAAATACTTTAGATGATTTTAGAAATTTTTTCTCACCAAATAAAATAAAAAGTGAATTTAGTATTAAAAATTGTATAGAACACTCAATAGAATTATCAAAATATTTTTTAAATCAAGAAGGAATAAAAGTAGAGTTAAAAGTACGAAAAGATGTAAAAATAAATAGTTATTACAATGAATTATCACATGTTTTTTTGAATATTATCTCAAATTCAAAAGATGCTTTATCTTCTAATGTTGACAAAAATGATAGAATTATCAAAATTATTGTAAATAAGTTTAAAAATAGTCTTGTAGTCAATATTGTTGATAATGGTGGAGGAATACCAAAAGAGGTTCTACCAAAAATTTTTGAGCCATATTACACAACAAAATATAAAAGTGCAGGAACTGGAATCGGACTTTATATGTCAAAACAAATTATTGAAAAACATATGAATGGGGAAATTTTTTGCAAAAATATTTTACATAAAATAAAAGATGATAAAGTTTTTAACTGCTCACTATTTACAATAAAAATACCAATAAATGAAATTAGTGAGAAAAAGAATGATAAATAA
- a CDS encoding response regulator, translated as MINKDLNILHNFNVLYLEDDESLLKHTSDVLEDFVNNIYAVKTSKEALDVLLNKKVDVIISDILLKDENGIDFLKHIKNKNINIPTILTTAHTDTNYLLEAIKLKVENYIVKPINLKELLNTLHEVLLPIIQEKEIRKNNNVIKTISAITDSKQVEIVKFIINSLDNENLFVASYTDIMEKFSISKPTLIKLFKDLAEKNILVKVQHKTYRFNESALENI; from the coding sequence ATGATAAATAAAGATTTGAATATTTTACACAACTTCAATGTTTTATATCTTGAAGATGATGAGAGTTTATTAAAACATACAAGTGATGTATTAGAAGATTTTGTAAATAATATTTATGCTGTAAAAACTTCTAAAGAGGCTCTTGATGTATTATTAAATAAAAAAGTTGATGTAATTATTTCTGATATTTTACTAAAAGATGAAAATGGAATAGACTTTTTAAAGCACATTAAAAACAAAAATATCAATATTCCAACTATTCTTACGACAGCCCACACAGATACAAACTATCTACTTGAAGCTATAAAATTAAAAGTTGAAAACTATATTGTAAAACCTATAAATTTAAAAGAGTTATTAAATACTTTACATGAAGTATTACTTCCAATTATTCAAGAGAAAGAGATAAGAAAAAACAACAATGTTATAAAAACAATCTCTGCTATTACTGATAGTAAACAAGTTGAAATTGTAAAATTTATAATTAATAGTTTAGATAATGAAAATTTATTTGTTGCTTCTTACACAGATATTATGGAAAAGTTTTCCATTTCAAAACCGACACTAATCAAACTATTTAAAGATTTAGCAGAAAAAAACATCTTAGTAAAAGTTCAACATAAAACATATAGATTTAACGAAAGTGCTTTAGAAAATATTTAA
- a CDS encoding alpha/beta fold hydrolase has protein sequence MLFPKEFKNEKILVEEKIFINVTHGGKGKPLLLIHGYPQTHIMWHKVVEKLSKEYYIICPDLRGYGDSSKPKGDEKHLIYSKKSMAKDMITLMQKLGFDKFFVAGHDRGARVTHRMCLDYPNNILKACVMDITPTYHMFKNTNQAFATGYYHWFFLIQPDFLPETMIGNNPRYYLEEKLKRWSAKGSVFDKKAIDEYVRCFDKDSIHATCEDYRAGASIDMSDDEKDRNRKISTPLLVLWGEKGFVNRTYDVLNVWKEYALDVGGEALDCGHFLPEEKPKEVSQKLKEFFN, from the coding sequence ATGCTTTTTCCAAAAGAGTTTAAAAATGAAAAAATTTTAGTTGAAGAAAAGATTTTTATAAATGTAACTCATGGAGGAAAAGGCAAACCTTTATTACTAATACACGGTTATCCTCAAACACACATTATGTGGCATAAAGTTGTAGAAAAATTATCAAAAGAGTATTATATTATTTGTCCTGATTTAAGAGGTTATGGAGATAGTTCAAAACCTAAAGGTGATGAAAAACACCTAATTTACTCAAAAAAATCTATGGCAAAAGATATGATAACTCTTATGCAAAAATTAGGCTTTGATAAATTTTTTGTAGCAGGTCACGATAGAGGTGCAAGGGTAACTCATAGGATGTGTTTAGATTATCCAAACAATATTTTAAAAGCTTGTGTTATGGATATTACGCCAACTTATCACATGTTTAAAAATACCAACCAAGCTTTTGCAACTGGTTATTATCATTGGTTTTTTTTAATACAACCTGATTTTTTACCTGAAACAATGATTGGCAATAATCCAAGATACTATTTAGAAGAGAAACTAAAAAGATGGAGTGCAAAAGGTTCTGTTTTTGATAAAAAAGCAATTGATGAATATGTAAGATGTTTTGATAAAGACTCTATTCATGCAACTTGTGAAGATTATAGAGCTGGTGCATCTATAGATATGAGTGATGATGAAAAAGATAGAAATAGAAAAATATCTACTCCATTACTTGTACTTTGGGGAGAAAAAGGTTTTGTAAATAGAACTTATGATGTTTTAAATGTTTGGAAAGAGTATGCTTTAGATGTAGGTGGAGAAGCTTTAGATTGTGGGCATTTTTTACCCGAAGAAAAACCAAAAGAAGTAAGCCAAAAACTAAAAGAGTTTTTTAATTAG
- a CDS encoding heavy-metal-associated domain-containing protein, with protein MKILVLFFMLLCSSFASKTSVFKVEGMHCPLCTTAVKKAINELNGIEKVSARLNTKEVTVIYDEKVKIEDILKAIKTTSYEGVEISTKQSSN; from the coding sequence ATGAAAATATTAGTTTTATTTTTTATGTTGCTTTGCTCTAGTTTTGCTTCAAAAACTTCAGTTTTTAAAGTAGAAGGAATGCATTGTCCACTTTGTACAACAGCTGTTAAAAAGGCTATAAATGAACTAAATGGGATTGAAAAAGTAAGTGCAAGACTTAATACAAAAGAAGTTACTGTTATTTATGATGAAAAAGTAAAAATCGAAGATATTTTAAAAGCCATAAAAACTACTTCTTACGAGGGTGTTGAAATCTCAACTAAACAGAGTTCTAATTAA
- a CDS encoding transporter, with protein MSKNSLPIIGAVITALLSTICCLPAFLFLFFGVSSGVLSYFTTLEYSRIPLAILAIGFFLFAFKNFRKKISCKCQKREIYKQYGFFSIFFVLLISLLFYPEFIPLFMD; from the coding sequence ATGAGCAAAAATAGTTTACCAATAATAGGAGCAGTTATAACTGCTCTTTTATCAACAATATGCTGTTTGCCAGCGTTTTTGTTTTTATTTTTTGGAGTGTCAAGTGGAGTTCTAAGTTATTTTACAACTTTAGAATATTCAAGAATTCCCCTTGCTATTTTAGCAATAGGATTTTTTTTATTTGCATTTAAAAATTTTAGAAAAAAAATCTCTTGTAAATGCCAAAAAAGAGAGATTTATAAACAGTATGGATTTTTTTCAATATTTTTTGTATTGCTTATAAGTTTGCTTTTTTATCCTGAATTTATACCACTTTTTATGGATTAG
- a CDS encoding transglutaminase-like domain-containing protein: MKRRTFLKTTAALSGAVILSPNIAFAQEETNPFGITSKPRKFSLKNSYVIDSSDITQLWIPLPKDESYHKVVDFSYKGTFDEAKVVKNDYDTRVLYVKWDKGDKKRELEVSFDVIMQERTTNFKNATSNTNYPEDIKIFLKGTEHVPVTSGLTKYANEITKEAKTPLEKAQAIYDWTVTTMYRDENVKGCGIGDAKKSIEEKIYGGKCTDISSVFVCLLRNAGIPAREIFGLRAGQSKISNACGKADDKGFANVTGGQHCRAEFYVDGLGWVPADPADVTKVRLAEKLTNEDKKIKDVKKYFFGSWEMNWVAFNSARDFILTPKPTQYPLNMLGYPYAEVGEDALDYYDAKKFAYTYTSQEVL, from the coding sequence ATGAAAAGAAGAACATTTTTAAAAACAACAGCTGCATTATCAGGTGCTGTGATTTTATCTCCAAATATTGCATTTGCACAAGAAGAGACAAATCCATTTGGAATTACAAGTAAACCAAGAAAATTCTCATTAAAAAATAGTTATGTAATAGATAGTTCAGATATCACACAACTTTGGATACCTTTACCAAAAGATGAGAGTTACCATAAGGTTGTTGATTTTTCTTATAAAGGAACTTTTGATGAAGCAAAAGTTGTAAAAAATGATTATGATACAAGAGTTTTATATGTAAAATGGGACAAAGGTGATAAAAAAAGAGAACTTGAAGTATCTTTTGATGTAATTATGCAAGAAAGAACTACAAATTTTAAAAATGCAACATCAAATACAAATTATCCTGAAGATATAAAAATCTTTTTAAAAGGAACAGAACATGTTCCTGTAACATCTGGTTTAACAAAATATGCAAATGAAATTACAAAAGAGGCTAAAACTCCACTAGAAAAAGCACAAGCTATTTATGATTGGACAGTTACAACAATGTACAGAGATGAAAATGTAAAAGGTTGTGGAATTGGTGATGCTAAAAAATCAATTGAAGAAAAAATTTATGGTGGAAAATGTACAGACATTAGTTCTGTTTTTGTTTGTTTATTAAGAAATGCAGGAATTCCAGCAAGAGAAATCTTTGGACTTAGAGCAGGGCAATCAAAAATCTCAAATGCTTGTGGAAAAGCAGATGATAAAGGGTTTGCAAATGTAACTGGTGGACAACATTGTAGAGCTGAATTTTATGTAGATGGATTAGGTTGGGTTCCAGCAGATCCTGCTGATGTTACAAAAGTAAGACTTGCAGAAAAATTAACAAATGAAGATAAAAAAATCAAAGATGTTAAAAAATATTTCTTTGGTTCTTGGGAGATGAATTGGGTTGCATTTAATAGTGCAAGAGATTTTATTTTGACTCCAAAACCAACACAATATCCTTTAAATATGTTAGGTTATCCTTATGCTGAAGTTGGTGAAGATGCGTTAGATTATTATGATGCAAAAAAATTCGCTTACACATATACTTCTCAAGAAGTTTTATGA
- the selD gene encoding selenide, water dikinase SelD — translation MNNEYKLTKFVQAAGUAAKMGPGDLKQTICHLTPDDERILVGFDTSEDASVYQINENQAIVQTLDFITPVVDDPYIYGQIAAANALSDVFAMGADVKTAMNIVGFDKKNISKEALGLILNGGNEKIKECGGVLLGGHTIESPEMYYGLSVTGMIEPNKVIRNNTPKIGHVLVLTKPLGMGILTTAIKRDLIDINLIKECAKIMSSLNYLPSKIMRKYEVSSCTDITGFGLMGHALECTNEMVTFSISCNNVPVVIEAIELANQDVIPGGTKRNMKYTEDKITYLNNLPNHCKAILCDAQTSGGLLIAMKEDDAKEYIKELEELSFGYATIIGHVIPRGITPIIVH, via the coding sequence ATGAACAATGAATATAAACTAACAAAATTCGTTCAAGCTGCTGGTTGAGCTGCAAAGATGGGTCCGGGGGACCTCAAACAAACAATTTGCCACTTAACACCAGATGATGAAAGAATTTTAGTAGGATTTGATACAAGTGAAGATGCTAGTGTTTATCAAATAAATGAAAACCAAGCTATTGTTCAAACACTTGATTTTATTACTCCAGTTGTAGATGACCCATATATTTATGGGCAAATAGCTGCTGCAAATGCACTTAGTGATGTATTTGCTATGGGAGCTGATGTTAAAACAGCCATGAATATAGTAGGTTTTGATAAAAAAAATATATCAAAAGAGGCTTTAGGTCTTATATTAAATGGTGGAAATGAAAAAATCAAAGAGTGTGGAGGAGTTCTTTTAGGTGGTCATACTATTGAATCACCTGAGATGTATTATGGATTATCAGTAACTGGAATGATAGAACCAAATAAGGTAATAAGAAATAATACTCCAAAAATTGGGCATGTTTTAGTTTTAACAAAACCTCTTGGAATGGGTATTTTAACAACAGCCATAAAAAGGGATTTGATTGATATTAACCTAATAAAAGAGTGCGCAAAAATAATGTCAAGTTTAAACTACTTGCCATCAAAAATTATGAGAAAATATGAAGTAAGTTCTTGTACAGACATTACAGGTTTTGGGCTTATGGGACATGCTTTAGAGTGTACAAATGAAATGGTTACTTTTAGTATCTCTTGTAATAATGTTCCAGTGGTGATTGAAGCAATTGAATTAGCAAATCAAGATGTAATTCCTGGTGGAACAAAAAGAAATATGAAATATACAGAAGATAAAATCACATATTTAAACAATCTTCCAAACCATTGTAAGGCAATTTTATGTGATGCACAAACTTCAGGTGGTTTATTAATAGCTATGAAAGAAGATGACGCTAAAGAGTATATTAAAGAGCTTGAAGAGTTAAGTTTTGGATATGCAACTATTATAGGTCATGTAATCCCAAGGGGAATAACACCGATAATTGTTCATTAA
- a CDS encoding tetratricopeptide repeat protein, protein MKKVVLGVAILAIIVGCAVYLDKSNGETPIEKTQVEKTEQTQNNEIKSTFEITEEKALKGDVKAQNDLGNMYATGSEVEQSYQEALKLFESAAKKGYAEAQFNLGTMYQNAIGVEQDFEKAIKYYKQAASQGHAEAKENLQTICEENPELCK, encoded by the coding sequence ATGAAAAAAGTAGTTTTAGGTGTTGCAATCTTGGCAATTATTGTAGGTTGTGCTGTATATTTAGATAAATCTAATGGCGAAACACCTATTGAAAAAACTCAGGTTGAAAAAACTGAACAAACACAAAATAATGAAATTAAATCAACTTTTGAAATAACAGAAGAAAAAGCTTTAAAAGGTGATGTTAAAGCTCAAAATGATTTAGGAAATATGTATGCAACTGGGTCTGAAGTTGAACAATCTTATCAAGAGGCTTTAAAACTTTTTGAATCAGCTGCAAAAAAAGGTTATGCAGAAGCACAATTTAATCTTGGAACTATGTATCAAAATGCAATTGGAGTTGAACAAGATTTTGAAAAAGCTATAAAATATTATAAACAAGCAGCTTCTCAAGGACACGCAGAAGCAAAAGAAAATCTTCAAACAATCTGCGAAGAAAATCCAGAACTTTGTAAATAA
- a CDS encoding gamma-glutamylcyclotransferase family protein translates to MERLFVYGTLAPNKPNEHILKELEGTWEYSTVKGNLYKEGWGSDMGYPGIVLDDKGNNIQGLVFSSTQLNNKWDFLDNFEGKEYKRVLTKAKLLTGEEIETYIYALNK, encoded by the coding sequence ATGGAAAGATTATTTGTATATGGAACTTTGGCACCAAATAAACCAAATGAGCATATTTTAAAAGAATTAGAAGGCACTTGGGAATACTCAACTGTAAAAGGTAATCTATATAAAGAAGGTTGGGGTTCTGACATGGGCTATCCTGGAATTGTTTTAGATGATAAAGGAAATAATATTCAAGGTTTAGTTTTTTCATCAACTCAATTAAACAACAAATGGGATTTTTTAGATAACTTTGAAGGGAAAGAGTATAAAAGAGTTTTAACAAAAGCAAAACTTTTAACAGGTGAAGAGATAGAAACTTATATATATGCTTTAAATAAATAG
- a CDS encoding tetratricopeptide repeat protein, with translation MKKFLLSITLMSSLVFSAQDECSGLYNAGDYKRSGDCYIKQIKKDNSLINNYYAGDSLRIQGRPKEALPYLQKAEQLALGENDLAFIYNKLSMVYSVLGNQELQLAYNMKYLNSALKRKNNSDIGAAYNNLGLYYSNLDDENKALEYYTKALEYKTENDKAITYNNIALSHRYLGNYDKAAEFYNKAIELNLKNGDYLSLCLAKSNFGAFKYLIENYQEADTILQDANTICHNAGDISTEANSIIYLGFSALKQNNIQLAKSYYNQAKPLSVKSGDTVISTNLKNLENKINSYNK, from the coding sequence ATGAAAAAATTTTTATTAAGTATTACACTAATGTCATCTTTGGTTTTTAGTGCACAAGATGAATGTTCTGGTTTATATAATGCAGGTGACTATAAAAGATCAGGTGATTGTTATATTAAACAAATTAAAAAAGACAATTCTCTTATTAATAATTATTATGCGGGTGATTCTTTAAGAATTCAAGGAAGACCTAAAGAAGCGCTTCCATATTTACAAAAAGCTGAGCAGTTAGCATTGGGAGAAAATGATTTAGCTTTTATTTATAATAAGTTATCGATGGTTTATTCAGTTTTAGGTAATCAAGAACTTCAATTAGCTTATAATATGAAATACTTAAATTCAGCATTAAAAAGAAAAAATAACTCTGATATTGGAGCTGCTTATAATAACTTAGGTTTATATTACTCTAATTTAGATGATGAAAATAAAGCCTTAGAATATTATACAAAAGCTCTTGAATACAAAACTGAAAATGATAAAGCAATTACATACAATAATATAGCTCTTTCACATAGATATTTAGGAAATTATGATAAAGCTGCTGAATTTTATAATAAAGCTATAGAATTAAATCTAAAAAATGGAGATTATCTATCTTTGTGCTTAGCAAAATCAAATTTTGGAGCTTTTAAATATCTAATAGAAAATTATCAAGAAGCTGATACTATTTTACAAGATGCAAATACTATTTGTCATAATGCTGGTGATATTTCTACAGAAGCAAATAGTATAATTTATCTTGGTTTTTCTGCTTTAAAACAAAATAATATCCAACTAGCTAAATCTTACTATAATCAAGCAAAACCTTTATCAGTTAAATCAGGAGATACTGTAATTTCAACAAATCTAAAAAATTTAGAAAATAAAATTAATTCTTATAATAAATAA